Proteins from one Alphaproteobacteria bacterium genomic window:
- a CDS encoding ATP-binding protein — protein GWAIFLWSTFLIDHFDLFGVKQVWRNFRGITPPAPDFCTPALYKMCRHPMIRGFIIAFWATPLMTIGHLFFAFAVTVFFTTKSTGEGTGLGLSISHDIVVQQHAGELAVESEPGAFTRFCITLPRSCAAADKP, from the coding sequence GGTTGGGCGATATTTCTGTGGTCGACCTTTCTCATCGATCATTTCGATCTCTTTGGCGTCAAGCAGGTCTGGCGTAATTTCCGCGGAATCACCCCACCGGCGCCTGATTTTTGCACCCCAGCACTTTATAAAATGTGCCGCCATCCCATGATACGGGGCTTCATCATAGCCTTCTGGGCAACGCCCCTGATGACCATCGGACACCTCTTCTTCGCCTTCGCCGTGACGGTCTTCTTCACCACAAAATCGACGGGGGAGGGCACTGGGCTCGGTCTCTCCATCAGCCACGACATCGTTGTGCAACAGCACGCCGGAGAGTTGGCGGTGGAGTCCGAGCCCGGCGCTTTCACTCGGTTTTGCATAACCCTACCCCGGTCGTGCGCTGCTGCCGATAAACCTTGA
- a CDS encoding heavy metal translocating P-type ATPase, whose product MALAEHISADLVLPVRGMTCAACVSRVEKALSAVPGVQAANVNLAAEQALVSYEAATTGPLELAQAIQRTGFQVPDEELELHLSGMTCASCVGRVEAALSRLPGVHSVQVNLATELAAVRLTAGALTPAELVATVEKAGYGATLKTSDAAREKALEEDAERRLRREGWMVLGAAVLSLPLVGQMILMLLGAPVQLPAWVELVLATPVQFVFGFRFYLAAGKALRAGSGNMDLLVALGTSAAYFFSLYQMTGGGDLYFEAAAVVITLVLFGKWLETRAKRGTTRAIRALMDLRPETARVLRGGAELELAIAEVISGDTVIVKPGERLPVDGTVLSGSSAVDESLITGESLPVAKAEGDAVVGGAINGTGLLRLRATTVGAASTLARIIRLVEGAQASKAPVQKLVDRVSAIFVPVVVAIALGTLIAWWAIGGDFEAALVAAVSVLVIACPCALGLATPTAIMVGTGAAARAGILIKDAQALEAAHKVDAMVLDKTGTLTEGHPAVTDVVTLEGDEDALLALAAAAQSASEHPLARAVLDQAEERGLSLAPVDDFASLTGKGLTASVQGRVLGLGNRALMAELGVATAALEEQASDLETAGRTVMWLGLTEPNPQPLGLIAVADPIKPAATAAVARLHRLGIKTVMLTGDNQRTAQVVADEVGIDEVVAGVLPEQKATEVERLRRAGNTVAMVGDGINDAPALAAADIGFAMGSGTDVAMETAGMTLMRGDPSLLADAVGVSRATYNKIKQNLFWAFIYNLIGIPLAALGMLSPVIAGAAMAFSSVSVVSNSLLLRRWRAS is encoded by the coding sequence GTGGCCCTTGCCGAACACATCTCCGCCGATCTCGTGCTGCCGGTGCGCGGCATGACCTGCGCCGCCTGCGTCAGCCGGGTGGAAAAGGCCTTGTCCGCCGTGCCCGGCGTGCAGGCCGCCAACGTCAACCTGGCCGCCGAGCAGGCCTTGGTGAGCTACGAAGCCGCTACCACGGGGCCCCTCGAATTGGCCCAGGCCATCCAGCGTACCGGCTTCCAGGTACCCGATGAAGAGCTCGAACTGCACCTCAGCGGCATGACCTGTGCGTCCTGCGTGGGCCGCGTCGAGGCGGCCTTGAGCCGTTTGCCCGGGGTTCATTCGGTACAAGTCAACCTGGCCACGGAATTGGCCGCCGTGCGCCTGACGGCCGGCGCTCTCACGCCGGCCGAGCTCGTTGCCACGGTCGAGAAGGCGGGCTATGGCGCCACGCTCAAGACCTCGGATGCGGCCCGCGAAAAGGCCCTCGAGGAAGACGCCGAACGGCGCTTGCGGCGCGAGGGTTGGATGGTCCTGGGGGCGGCGGTGCTGAGCCTGCCCTTGGTCGGGCAGATGATCCTGATGCTGCTGGGCGCGCCCGTGCAGTTGCCGGCCTGGGTCGAATTGGTGCTGGCCACGCCGGTGCAGTTCGTCTTCGGGTTTCGTTTCTACCTGGCGGCCGGCAAGGCACTCAGGGCGGGCAGCGGCAACATGGACCTGCTGGTGGCGCTGGGCACCTCGGCGGCCTATTTCTTCAGCCTCTACCAGATGACGGGCGGTGGAGATCTCTATTTCGAGGCGGCGGCCGTGGTCATTACCCTGGTGCTGTTCGGCAAGTGGCTCGAGACCCGGGCCAAACGGGGCACCACGCGGGCCATCCGGGCGCTGATGGATCTCAGGCCCGAAACCGCGCGGGTGTTGCGGGGTGGCGCCGAGCTTGAGCTGGCCATCGCCGAAGTGATCAGCGGCGACACGGTGATCGTCAAGCCAGGCGAACGCCTGCCGGTTGACGGCACCGTGCTGTCGGGCTCGAGCGCGGTCGACGAATCCCTGATCACCGGCGAAAGCCTGCCCGTGGCCAAAGCCGAGGGCGATGCCGTGGTCGGCGGCGCCATCAACGGCACCGGACTGTTGCGCCTGCGCGCCACCACGGTGGGTGCGGCCTCGACGCTGGCCCGCATCATCCGCCTGGTCGAGGGCGCCCAGGCCAGCAAGGCACCGGTGCAGAAGCTGGTCGACCGGGTCAGCGCCATCTTCGTGCCGGTCGTCGTGGCCATCGCGCTCGGCACCCTGATCGCCTGGTGGGCTATCGGCGGCGATTTCGAGGCCGCCCTGGTGGCCGCCGTCTCGGTGCTGGTCATCGCCTGCCCCTGCGCGCTCGGTCTGGCCACACCCACCGCCATCATGGTCGGCACCGGCGCCGCCGCCCGGGCCGGTATCCTGATCAAGGACGCCCAGGCGCTGGAGGCCGCCCATAAGGTCGACGCCATGGTGCTCGACAAGACCGGAACCTTGACCGAGGGCCATCCCGCGGTAACCGATGTCGTGACACTGGAGGGCGACGAAGACGCCTTGTTGGCCCTGGCCGCGGCGGCCCAGAGCGCCAGCGAACATCCCCTGGCCCGGGCGGTTCTCGATCAAGCCGAGGAACGTGGCCTGAGCCTGGCGCCAGTCGACGACTTCGCCAGCCTGACCGGCAAAGGTCTGACGGCATCGGTCCAGGGCCGCGTATTGGGGCTGGGAAATCGTGCCCTGATGGCCGAATTGGGCGTGGCGACGGCGGCCCTGGAGGAGCAGGCATCGGATCTCGAGACCGCCGGCCGTACGGTGATGTGGCTGGGCTTGACCGAACCCAACCCGCAACCTCTCGGTCTTATTGCCGTGGCCGATCCCATCAAGCCGGCGGCAACAGCGGCGGTGGCGCGCCTGCACCGCCTCGGCATCAAGACCGTGATGCTGACCGGCGACAACCAACGCACCGCCCAGGTGGTTGCCGACGAGGTCGGCATCGACGAGGTGGTGGCCGGGGTTCTGCCCGAGCAGAAGGCGACTGAGGTGGAACGGTTGCGCCGGGCCGGAAACACCGTGGCCATGGTCGGCGACGGCATCAATGACGCGCCGGCTTTGGCTGCCGCCGACATCGGGTTTGCCATGGGCAGCGGCACCGACGTCGCCATGGAAACCGCCGGGATGACCCTGATGCGCGGCGATCCCAGCTTGCTGGCGGACGCCGTCGGGGTGTCGCGGGCGACCTACAACAAGATCAAGCAGAATCTGTTCTGGGCCTTCATCTACAACCTCATCGGCATTCCCCTGGCGGCGCTGGGAATGCTCAGTCCGGTCATCGCCGGCGCCGCCATGGCCTTTTCCAGCGTCAGCGTGGTTTCGAATTCGCTGCTGCTCAGGCGCTGGAGGGCATCATGA
- the cueR gene encoding Cu(I)-responsive transcriptional regulator, with product MNIGQAAERSGVTPKTIRYYEQIGLIGPAERRANGYRAYSSHEVETLRFINRARGLGFAVPEIAELLELYRDRNRASADVKAIALARIDDIERKIGELEGLRNTLRQLSERCHGDQRPDCPILDDLAAGPHSE from the coding sequence ATGAACATCGGCCAGGCGGCGGAGCGCTCGGGCGTCACACCCAAGACCATCCGCTATTACGAACAGATCGGCCTGATCGGTCCGGCCGAGCGCCGGGCCAACGGCTATCGCGCCTATTCGAGCCACGAAGTGGAGACGCTGCGCTTCATCAACCGGGCCCGCGGCCTGGGTTTCGCGGTGCCCGAGATCGCCGAACTCCTGGAACTTTACCGCGATCGCAACCGTGCCAGCGCCGACGTCAAGGCCATCGCCCTGGCCCGCATCGACGACATCGAACGCAAGATCGGCGAACTCGAAGGCCTGCGCAACACGCTGCGCCAGCTCAGCGAACGCTGCCACGGCGACCAGCGCCCGGATTGCCCGATCCTTGACGATCTGGCGGCCGGGCCGCATTCCGAGTAG
- a CDS encoding divergent polysaccharide deacetylase family protein — MLPDRVKSFLQRADTPTLRYLAIGAGALAAGLVIGVGIGAWMAPQSMSNGVSLVTASGDERGVFKGSIIPIRRAVAAIPPGPGKAWQTPAKFTSTPSRGNWRHHAVAAPETAGRPMIAVLIDDLGLNRYNTRRTTALPAPLTLAFLTYAEDLARQTARARAAGHELLLHVPMEPVSEREDPGPNVLAAEHGPEEVLRRLRWGLGRFSGYVGVNNHMGSRFTTSVPAMTAVLSEIHKLGLAYVDSRTSRDSVTAGIARHLGLPHAVRDVFLDNHPVVEKVARQLRQAENVARERGYAVAIGHPRDGTLDALEVWLQDLEQRGFALVPVSTIIDLTGGVPGKTLRLSRAETSQ; from the coding sequence ATGTTGCCGGACAGAGTCAAATCCTTCCTTCAGCGGGCCGACACCCCGACGCTGCGCTACTTGGCCATCGGCGCCGGCGCCTTGGCGGCCGGGCTGGTCATCGGCGTCGGTATCGGAGCCTGGATGGCCCCGCAGTCGATGTCCAACGGGGTGTCGTTGGTCACGGCCAGCGGGGACGAGCGAGGGGTTTTCAAAGGCTCGATCATTCCCATCCGCCGGGCCGTGGCGGCCATCCCGCCGGGGCCCGGCAAGGCTTGGCAGACGCCGGCCAAATTCACATCGACCCCTTCCCGCGGCAACTGGCGGCACCATGCCGTGGCTGCGCCCGAGACCGCCGGTCGGCCGATGATCGCCGTGTTGATCGACGATCTCGGTCTCAACCGGTACAACACCAGGCGCACCACCGCCTTGCCGGCGCCGCTCACCCTTGCCTTCCTGACCTATGCCGAGGATCTGGCGCGGCAAACCGCTCGGGCCCGAGCGGCCGGCCACGAGTTGCTGCTGCACGTGCCCATGGAACCGGTCAGTGAACGCGAGGATCCCGGCCCCAACGTGCTGGCCGCCGAGCACGGCCCCGAGGAGGTGCTGCGCCGCCTGCGCTGGGGCCTAGGGCGTTTTTCCGGCTACGTCGGCGTCAACAATCACATGGGCAGCCGCTTTACTACCAGCGTCCCGGCCATGACCGCAGTGCTCTCGGAGATCCACAAGCTGGGCTTGGCCTATGTCGATTCCCGCACCAGCCGCGATAGCGTGACCGCCGGCATCGCCCGCCACCTGGGCCTGCCGCACGCCGTGCGCGACGTCTTTCTCGACAACCATCCAGTGGTCGAGAAAGTGGCGAGGCAACTGAGGCAGGCCGAAAATGTGGCGCGCGAGCGGGGCTACGCCGTGGCCATCGGCCACCCCCGTGACGGCACGCTCGACGCTTTGGAGGTCTGGCTGCAAGATCTCGAACAGCGCGGATTTGCCCTGGTGCCGGTCAGCACCATCATCGATCTCACCGGCGGCGTTCCCGGCAAGACGCTGCGGCTCAGCCGGGCCGAAACCAGCCAATAA
- a CDS encoding heavy-metal-associated domain-containing protein has product MSKTYLVGGMFCQGCVNAVTNAIKTVVPQAEVSVALDAEADSRVTVAGSEDEAPVIQAIGDAGFEFHGNA; this is encoded by the coding sequence ATGAGCAAGACCTACCTCGTCGGCGGCATGTTTTGCCAGGGCTGCGTCAACGCCGTGACCAACGCCATCAAGACGGTGGTGCCCCAGGCCGAAGTCAGCGTCGCCCTCGATGCCGAGGCCGACAGCCGGGTCACGGTGGCCGGCAGCGAGGACGAGGCTCCGGTGATCCAGGCCATCGGCGATGCCGGATTCGAGTTCCACGGCAACGCCTGA
- a CDS encoding DMT family transporter: MGHGRGVILVMLAGVAFSFVGVVVRFVDNADGWQIVFYRSAGLLPMMLLLLALRRRGRIVTAFRAAGWTAAIGGLFLAGGFTSMIFALVNTTVANTLFIFAAGPFLIAVLARLVLGERVALRTWLAMSVAVIGVATMVGGSIGGGRLLGDLSALLAAFCLAGFAVSLRAGKQTEMLPTVVLGAVFSMLLCALMMESFVVSLHDLVLCLALGVFIVGSGLAFYTFGSKYVPAAELGLLALTEVVLGPVWVWLAVGETPEALALFGGAMVLAAVVFQSLAGWRRPA; the protein is encoded by the coding sequence GTGGGCCACGGCCGCGGCGTCATCCTGGTCATGCTGGCCGGAGTGGCCTTCAGCTTCGTCGGCGTGGTGGTGCGTTTTGTCGACAACGCCGACGGCTGGCAGATCGTCTTTTACCGCTCGGCCGGTCTGCTGCCGATGATGCTGCTGCTGCTGGCATTGCGCCGCCGGGGCCGCATCGTAACGGCCTTTCGGGCGGCCGGCTGGACCGCCGCGATCGGCGGCCTCTTTCTGGCCGGCGGTTTCACCAGCATGATCTTCGCGCTGGTCAACACGACGGTCGCCAATACGCTTTTCATCTTTGCCGCCGGGCCGTTCCTGATCGCCGTACTGGCGCGCCTGGTACTGGGCGAGCGGGTGGCTTTGCGCACCTGGCTGGCCATGTCGGTGGCCGTGATCGGGGTCGCCACCATGGTCGGCGGCTCGATCGGCGGCGGCCGCCTGCTGGGGGATCTGAGCGCGCTTCTCGCCGCCTTTTGCCTGGCCGGTTTTGCCGTCTCGCTACGCGCCGGCAAGCAGACCGAGATGCTGCCCACCGTGGTATTGGGGGCCGTCTTCTCCATGCTGCTCTGCGCTTTGATGATGGAGAGCTTCGTGGTCTCGCTGCACGACCTGGTGCTGTGCCTGGCACTGGGCGTATTTATCGTCGGCAGCGGCCTGGCCTTCTACACCTTCGGTTCCAAGTACGTACCGGCGGCCGAGCTTGGCCTGCTGGCCCTGACAGAGGTTGTGCTGGGGCCGGTCTGGGTGTGGCTGGCGGTCGGCGAGACGCCGGAAGCCTTGGCGCTGTTTGGCGGCGCCATGGTGCTGGCGGCCGTGGTGTTCCAATCGTTGGCAGGTTGGCGCCGCCCGGCATAG
- a CDS encoding SurA N-terminal domain-containing protein, with protein sequence MLDALRRGTGSILVKGLLGLLVISFAVWGVGDIFRGPSDAAVAVVGDIEILRNDFNETYRREVNRVSNQLGSQLDSDQARQFGLPEFTLQKMVRGALIDQVAKDFGVTVPDSVLLRNIHGNRAFQNLDRFDPAVYEDVLRNNGFSKEYFEHITRRDLVREQVSTSIQVGAVSPQNLVDALYRHRAEKRVADVVVLDNAKAKLEASADEAALEALHKENASRYTAPEYRGFAYLTLDPVVLSRDIEIPESRLREDYEQRLSEFTSPERRDLSQMLFDDKAKAQAAYDRLKGGDAFEVVAASGGSLIPDSTELGVLTANGLPPEVADAAFAVAQGEVSAPLESALGWHIFRANKVEPGGTQSFEAVRDKIRKELALQAATDDAYELSNKLQDELASGASLEETANRLNLEIGRIQGVDPEGRDRAGGAVTALPSYPAFLETAFAAEQGRESELVEIPSGGYFVLRVDAVTAPALKPLASVRQQLIADWTARQQQQATARQAKEIVDQLKQGQSLQALAQARGLKVKRSKALTRHQAGTEAAISGGLLAALFAAPMGGAAEAPTTNGDGHAVATLVEIKAADPSADKEALDNLRNQLRGGIAADLMQQFEAALRREFGVTVNRQALEQSY encoded by the coding sequence ATGCTCGACGCACTACGCAGAGGCACCGGATCCATTCTGGTCAAGGGCCTGCTCGGTCTCTTGGTCATCAGCTTCGCCGTCTGGGGCGTCGGTGACATCTTCCGCGGCCCATCCGACGCCGCGGTGGCGGTGGTCGGCGATATCGAGATTCTGCGCAATGATTTCAACGAGACCTACCGGCGCGAGGTCAATCGAGTCTCAAACCAGCTCGGCAGCCAGCTCGACAGCGACCAGGCGCGCCAGTTCGGCCTGCCTGAATTCACCTTGCAGAAGATGGTCCGCGGCGCGCTCATCGATCAGGTGGCCAAGGACTTCGGGGTGACGGTTCCCGACTCGGTGCTTCTGCGCAATATCCATGGCAACCGGGCCTTCCAGAACCTCGACCGCTTCGACCCGGCGGTTTACGAGGACGTGCTGCGCAACAACGGCTTCAGCAAGGAATATTTCGAACACATCACGCGCCGCGATCTGGTGCGCGAACAGGTGTCCACCAGCATCCAGGTCGGCGCGGTGTCGCCGCAAAACCTGGTCGATGCGCTCTACCGCCATCGCGCCGAAAAGCGCGTCGCCGACGTCGTCGTGCTCGATAACGCCAAGGCCAAGCTCGAGGCCTCGGCCGACGAGGCTGCGCTGGAAGCGCTGCATAAGGAAAACGCCAGCCGCTACACGGCCCCCGAATATCGCGGCTTCGCCTACCTGACGCTCGATCCGGTGGTGCTGTCGCGGGATATCGAGATCCCCGAATCACGTTTGCGCGAGGATTACGAGCAGCGCCTCAGCGAGTTCACCAGTCCCGAGCGGCGCGATCTTTCGCAGATGCTGTTCGACGACAAGGCCAAGGCCCAAGCCGCCTATGACCGGCTCAAGGGCGGCGATGCCTTCGAGGTCGTCGCCGCCAGCGGCGGCAGCCTGATCCCGGATTCCACAGAGCTCGGCGTACTCACCGCCAACGGCCTGCCGCCCGAGGTCGCCGATGCGGCCTTTGCCGTGGCCCAGGGCGAGGTCAGCGCGCCCCTCGAAAGCGCCTTGGGCTGGCACATCTTCCGCGCCAACAAGGTGGAGCCGGGCGGCACCCAGAGCTTTGAAGCGGTGCGCGACAAGATCCGCAAGGAATTGGCCCTGCAAGCCGCCACCGACGACGCCTATGAACTTTCCAACAAACTGCAGGACGAACTGGCCAGCGGCGCCAGCCTCGAGGAGACGGCCAACCGCCTGAACCTGGAGATCGGCCGCATCCAAGGCGTCGACCCCGAGGGCCGCGACCGGGCCGGCGGCGCGGTCACGGCGCTGCCTTCCTATCCCGCTTTTCTCGAGACCGCCTTTGCCGCCGAGCAGGGCCGCGAAAGCGAATTGGTGGAGATCCCCTCGGGGGGCTATTTCGTGCTCCGGGTCGACGCCGTCACGGCGCCCGCCCTCAAACCGCTCGCGAGCGTTCGCCAGCAGCTCATTGCCGACTGGACAGCGCGTCAGCAGCAGCAGGCCACGGCGCGCCAGGCCAAGGAAATCGTCGACCAGCTCAAACAGGGCCAAAGCCTCCAGGCCCTGGCCCAGGCTCGCGGCCTGAAGGTCAAGCGCAGCAAGGCGCTGACCCGTCACCAGGCCGGCACCGAGGCGGCCATCTCGGGCGGCCTCCTGGCCGCCCTTTTTGCCGCCCCGATGGGCGGCGCGGCCGAGGCCCCGACGACGAACGGCGACGGCCACGCCGTGGCCACGCTGGTCGAGATCAAGGCGGCCGATCCCAGCGCCGACAAGGAAGCGCTCGATAACCTGCGGAACCAACTGCGCGGCGGCATCGCCGCCGACCTCATGCAGCAGTTCGAGGCGGCTCTGCGCCGCGAATTCGGTGTCACCGTCAACCGCCAGGCCCTCGAGCAGTCGTACTAA
- the tpiA gene encoding triose-phosphate isomerase, which yields MAPRALVAGNWKMNGSRQSTRALVAALRQAAAQPFRAEVLICPPTPLLAEAREVLGEAAIALGAQDCHAAASGAHTGDVAAEMLADLGCTYVIVGHSERRSDHGESDAEVKAKAEAAQRAGLVAIVCLGETEAERDAGQALTVVGRQLAASLPEGATPANSVVAYEPVWAIGTGRTPSEEEIVAVHAELRARLVERFGAAGNDFRLLYGGSVKPSNAVAIMALPNVDGGLIGGASLKAEDFWPIVEAC from the coding sequence ATGGCCCCCAGAGCGCTCGTCGCCGGCAATTGGAAAATGAACGGAAGCCGCCAAAGCACCCGCGCGCTGGTGGCGGCGCTGCGTCAGGCGGCGGCCCAGCCATTTCGCGCCGAGGTGCTGATTTGCCCGCCGACGCCGCTGTTGGCGGAAGCGCGAGAGGTGCTGGGCGAGGCTGCCATCGCGCTCGGTGCCCAGGATTGCCACGCCGCGGCCAGCGGCGCCCATACCGGCGACGTGGCGGCCGAGATGCTGGCCGATCTCGGCTGTACCTACGTCATCGTTGGCCATTCGGAACGGCGCAGCGACCACGGCGAAAGCGACGCCGAAGTGAAGGCCAAGGCCGAGGCGGCGCAGCGGGCGGGCCTTGTCGCCATCGTTTGCCTGGGCGAGACCGAGGCCGAGCGTGACGCCGGCCAGGCGCTGACCGTGGTGGGCCGCCAGTTGGCGGCTTCGTTGCCCGAGGGCGCGACGCCGGCCAACTCCGTCGTGGCCTACGAGCCGGTCTGGGCCATCGGCACCGGGCGCACGCCCAGCGAGGAGGAAATCGTCGCCGTCCACGCCGAACTGCGGGCCCGGCTGGTGGAACGTTTCGGCGCCGCCGGAAACGATTTCCGGCTGCTCTACGGCGGTTCGGTCAAGCCCTCGAACGCCGTCGCCATCATGGCGCTACCGAACGTCGACGGCGGCTTGATCGGCGGTGCCAGCCTCAAGGCCGAGGACTTCTGGCCCATCGTCGAGGCCTGTTAA
- a CDS encoding glutathione S-transferase family protein translates to MRVRIYGDIRSGNCYKVKLALELLGRPYEWCFVDILEGESRRPDFLAMNPNGRIPLLEIEPGIYLPESNAILWYLTEGSPYVPDEPLARARTLQWMFFEQYSHEPYIATVRYWIHLLGEEQKYRTEIERRRGPGYAALAVMEGELAERDFFAGTFGIADIALYAYTHVAHEGGFDLADFLLPCGPGSNASRPFPAMCRWLEGRRLAAIVGTSFGPNVWCISAQPRPRDSTRRTAGHRTPW, encoded by the coding sequence ATGCGGGTCAGGATCTACGGCGATATCCGTTCGGGCAACTGCTACAAAGTAAAGCTCGCCCTCGAGCTTCTGGGCCGGCCCTATGAATGGTGCTTCGTTGATATCCTGGAGGGCGAAAGCCGCCGCCCGGACTTTTTGGCCATGAATCCCAACGGCCGCATACCGCTGCTGGAGATCGAGCCCGGCATTTACTTGCCCGAATCAAACGCCATCCTGTGGTACCTGACCGAGGGCTCGCCCTACGTACCCGACGAGCCCCTGGCCCGGGCCCGGACGCTGCAGTGGATGTTCTTCGAGCAGTACAGCCACGAGCCCTACATAGCTACCGTGCGCTATTGGATCCATTTGCTGGGCGAAGAGCAGAAATACAGAACCGAGATCGAGCGCCGGCGGGGGCCGGGATATGCCGCCCTCGCGGTCATGGAAGGCGAACTTGCCGAGCGTGACTTCTTCGCCGGCACCTTCGGCATCGCCGACATCGCGCTCTATGCTTATACCCACGTCGCCCACGAGGGCGGCTTCGATCTGGCCGATTTTTTGCTGCCGTGCGGGCCTGGATCGAACGCATCGAGGCCATTCCCGGCCATGTGCCGATGGCTTGAGGGCCGCCGCCTGGCCGCAATAGTGGGTACTAGCTTTGGGCCAAACGTCTGGTGTATAAGCGCGCAGCCTCGGCCCCGGGACAGCACCCGGCGCACAGCAGGGCATAGGACCCCATGGTAG
- the secG gene encoding preprotein translocase subunit SecG, which translates to MVAVILVIHLLLAISLVITVLLQRSEGGALGMGGGGGGGLMTGRGAANLLTRTTAILAACFMTTSILLAILAGGDRGPGSIIDREATSGQPAQEQPAEPAEPAGPKVPISQ; encoded by the coding sequence ATGGTAGCCGTCATTCTCGTCATTCATCTGCTGCTGGCCATCTCGCTGGTCATCACGGTGCTGTTGCAGCGCAGCGAAGGCGGTGCCCTGGGCATGGGCGGGGGCGGTGGCGGCGGTTTGATGACCGGGCGCGGCGCCGCCAATCTGCTTACCCGAACCACCGCCATCCTGGCCGCCTGCTTCATGACGACCAGTATTTTGCTGGCGATTCTGGCCGGCGGCGATCGGGGGCCGGGTTCGATCATCGACCGCGAGGCAACTTCGGGCCAACCGGCCCAGGAACAGCCGGCCGAGCCGGCCGAACCGGCCGGGCCCAAGGTGCCGATTTCCCAGTAG
- a CDS encoding CTP synthase, whose product MTRYIFITGGVVSSLGKGLASAALGALLQARGYSVRLRKLDPYLNVDPGTMNPFEHGEVYVTDDGAETDLDLGHYERFTGVAARQSDNVTSGGIYQSIISRERRGDYLGGTVQVIPHVTGAIKDFILAAAEEQDFVLCEIGGTVGDIEGLPFFEAIRQLGNELERDQAVFVHLTLIPYIGSAGELKTKPTQHSVKELRSIGIQPDVLLCRCDRPFPDKERRKIALHCNVREEAVIPALDVSSIYEVPLRYHEQGMDEQVLRCFGIEDPPAPDLTAWQEIQPRIETPEGEVKIAVVGKYTGLKDAYKSLDEALGHGGIANNVRVGVEWIESETFEHDGTLHHLEGVNGILVPGGFGERGAEGKISAVRLARERRIPYFGICFGMQMAVIEAARNMAGIKGANSTEFGPCDEPVVGLLTEWEREGWIERRQEGDDMGGTMRLGAYDCLVKPGSGVHRIYGSDEISERHRHRYEVNFRYENKLADAGLIFSGRSPDGMLPEILEIPDHPWFVGVQFHPELKSKPFDPHPLFASFIKAAVDQSRLV is encoded by the coding sequence ATGACGCGGTACATATTTATCACCGGCGGCGTGGTCTCCTCACTGGGAAAAGGCTTGGCTTCGGCGGCCCTCGGTGCGCTCTTGCAGGCGCGGGGCTATAGCGTCCGGCTGCGCAAGCTGGACCCTTACCTCAACGTCGATCCCGGCACCATGAACCCCTTCGAGCACGGCGAGGTCTACGTCACCGACGATGGCGCCGAAACCGATCTCGACCTGGGACATTATGAACGTTTCACCGGCGTCGCGGCGCGCCAGAGCGACAATGTCACCTCGGGCGGCATCTACCAGAGCATCATCAGCCGCGAGCGCCGCGGCGACTATCTCGGCGGCACGGTGCAGGTTATTCCCCATGTCACCGGGGCCATCAAGGACTTCATCCTGGCCGCTGCCGAGGAGCAGGATTTCGTGCTTTGCGAGATCGGCGGCACGGTCGGAGATATCGAAGGCCTGCCGTTTTTCGAGGCTATTCGCCAGTTGGGTAACGAGCTGGAACGCGACCAGGCGGTTTTCGTCCACCTCACGCTGATCCCCTATATTGGCTCGGCCGGCGAGCTCAAGACCAAGCCGACGCAGCATTCGGTCAAGGAGTTGCGCTCGATTGGCATCCAGCCCGACGTGTTGCTCTGCCGCTGCGACCGCCCCTTTCCCGACAAGGAGCGGCGCAAGATAGCGCTCCATTGCAATGTGCGCGAGGAAGCGGTGATCCCGGCACTCGATGTTTCCTCGATCTACGAGGTACCGCTGCGCTACCATGAACAGGGCATGGATGAACAAGTCCTGCGCTGCTTTGGCATCGAAGACCCGCCGGCCCCGGACCTGACGGCCTGGCAGGAAATCCAGCCGCGCATCGAAACCCCCGAGGGCGAGGTCAAAATCGCCGTGGTGGGCAAGTACACCGGCCTCAAGGACGCCTACAAATCGCTCGACGAGGCGCTGGGCCACGGCGGTATCGCCAACAACGTGCGCGTCGGCGTCGAGTGGATCGAGTCCGAGACCTTCGAACACGATGGCACGCTGCACCATCTCGAGGGCGTCAACGGCATCCTGGTGCCCGGCGGTTTCGGCGAACGCGGCGCCGAGGGCAAGATCTCGGCCGTGCGCCTGGCTCGCGAGCGCCGCATCCCCTATTTCGGCATCTGCTTCGGCATGCAGATGGCGGTCATCGAGGCGGCCCGCAACATGGCCGGCATCAAGGGCGCCAACTCGACCGAGTTCGGACCCTGCGACGAGCCCGTAGTCGGGCTGTTAACCGAGTGGGAGCGCGAGGGCTGGATCGAGCGCCGCCAGGAGGGCGACGACATGGGCGGCACCATGCGGCTAGGCGCCTACGATTGCCTGGTCAAACCGGGCAGCGGCGTACACCGGATCTACGGCAGCGACGAGATCAGCGAGCGCCACCGCCACCGCTATGAAGTCAACTTCCGCTACGAGAACAAGCTGGCCGACGCCGGCCTGATATTTTCCGGCCGCTCGCCCGACGGCATGTTGCCCGAGATCCTTGAAATACCGGATCACCCCTGGTTCGTGGGCGTGCAGTTTCACCCCGAACTCAAATCCAAGCCCTTCGATCCCCATCCCCTGTTCGCCTCGTTCATCAAGGCGGCGGTGGATCAGTCGCGGCTGGTTTGA